One Setaria italica strain Yugu1 chromosome I, Setaria_italica_v2.0, whole genome shotgun sequence DNA window includes the following coding sequences:
- the LOC101763004 gene encoding F-box/kelch-repeat protein At3g61590: MVVMGSEEWELYPSYIGSQVMEYRPISEDSDDDWNGDVAVPLDAVLPDDLLEKVLSFLPVASIIRSGSVCKRWHEIVHAQRQTWSKMVPQKPWYFMFTCSEEAVSGFAYDPSLRKWYGFDFPCIEKSNWSTSSSAGLVCLMDSENRRRIMVCNPITKDWKRLLDAPGGKTADYSALAFSVDRSSHQYTVAIARSNQDPSEYYQWEFTIHLYESVTGNWVTPFTGVLLGWRGGDECVICDGILYYLVYSTGVLVNNNEHRHCLVMYDLAARPNHSSLMSMAIPVPCALTCGRLMNLSERLVLVGGIGKQDRPGIIKGIGIWELHNKEWREVARMPHKFFQGFGEFDDVFASCGADDLIYIQSYGSPALLTFEMNQKLWKWSVKSPVSKRFPLQLFTGFSFEPRLDIAS, encoded by the coding sequence ATGGTGGTAATGGGGTCAGAAGAGTGGGAGCTGTATCCTTCTTACATTGGTTCACAGGTCATGGAATACAGACCGATCTCTGAAGACAGCGATGATGATTGGAATGGGGATGTGGCAGTGCCATTGGACGCTGTCCTCCCTGATGATCTCTTGGAGAAGGTTCTTTCCTTCTTGCCGGTTGCAAGTATCATAAGATCTGGGTCTGTCTGCAAGAGGTGGCACGAGATTGTGCATGCCCAAAGGCAGACATGGAGTAAAATGGTGCCTCAGAAGCCATGGTACTTCATGTTTACTTGTAGTGAGGAGGCAGTTTCAGGTTTTGCCTATGACCCAAGCCTCCGCAAGTGGTATGGGTTCGATTTCCCTTGCATTGAAAAGAGCAACTGGTCTACATCCTCATCGGCTGGGTTGGTGTGCCTGATGGACAGTGAGAACAGGCGCCGCATTATGGTGTGCAACCCCATCACTAAGGACTGGAAGCGGCTTCTTGATGCTCCTGGAGGCAAAACAGCTGATTACAGTGCTCTTGCCTTTTCAGTGGACAGGAGTTCTCATCAGTACACCGTGGCTATTGCAAGGAGCAACCAGGATCCGTCAGAGTATTATCAGTGGGAGTTTACAATCCATTTGTATGAGTCGGTCACTGGTAATTGGGTGACTCCCTTTACTGGAGTATTGCTCGGATGGAGAGGAGGTGACGAGTGTGTCATCTGCGATGGAATACTCTACTACTTGGTGTACTCCACAGGAGTTCTGGTGAATAATAATGAGCATCGCCATTGTCTTGTCATGTATGATCTTGCTGCAAGACCGAACCACTCTTCTTTAATGAGCATGGCTATTCCAGTGCCATGCGCTCTTACATGTGGCCGGCTGATGAACCTAAGTGAGAGGCTTGTGCTGGTTGGTGGCATTGGCAAGCAAGATAGGCCTGGGATCATCAAGGGAATTGGCATTTGGGAGCTCCATAACAAAGAGTGGCGTGAGGTTGCTCGGATGCCTCACAAATTTTTTCAAGGATTTGGTGAGTTCGATGATGTTTTTGCAAGCTGCGGGGCAGATGATCTTATCTACATCCAGAGCTATGGGTCCCCAGCTCTTCTCACCTTTGAAATGAATCAGAAGCTATGGAAGTGGTCAGTGAAGAGCCCTGTGTCAAAGAGGTTTCCGCTGCAGCTGTTCACTGGTTTCTCTTTCGAGCCAAGGCTGGACATTGCTTCCTAG